One stretch of Rhizobium rhizoryzae DNA includes these proteins:
- a CDS encoding response regulator, with amino-acid sequence MKAAGREVTIVMVEDDEGHARLIEKNVRRAGVNNEIIPFTNGNAALDYILGPDRTGDNIQNRYILILLDLNLPDMSGIDILEKVKSNPHAKRLPVVILTTTDDEREIQRCYDLGANVYITKPVDYDSFANAIRQLGLFFSVMQIP; translated from the coding sequence ATGAAAGCTGCAGGACGCGAAGTCACAATCGTCATGGTCGAGGATGACGAAGGCCATGCCCGCCTGATTGAAAAGAACGTGCGCCGGGCGGGCGTCAACAACGAGATCATTCCCTTTACCAACGGGAACGCCGCTCTCGACTACATTCTCGGCCCCGACCGCACCGGCGACAATATCCAGAACAGGTATATCCTCATCCTTCTCGACCTGAACCTGCCGGACATGTCGGGCATCGATATTCTGGAGAAGGTGAAGTCCAACCCGCATGCCAAGCGCCTGCCGGTGGTGATCCTGACGACGACGGATGACGAGCGCGAGATTCAGCGCTGCTACGATCTTGGCGCGAATGTTTACATTACCAAGCCCGTGGATTACGACAGTTTTGCCAATGCCATCCGGCAGTTGGGCCTGTTCTTTTCCGTCATGCAGATCCCTTGA
- a CDS encoding hemolysin family protein: MSELAVVSSRAVRLRVMAEQGNRGAAQAIKLAEDPGRFLSSVQIGITLVGVLSGAFSGATLGARLSAWLLSMGLPQGWADGLGVGSVVVAITYLSLIVGELVPKQIALRAPEIVAARVAPMMVLLSKLALPLVWLLDASGRSVLALLGQKGESEERMTDEEIRTVLAEAQIAGVIETEESAMISGVMRLADRTARGLMTPRRDVEVVDIEDDPAEIRAQLRNTQKSRLPVRNGSSDEILGVLFVKDAYEAIAEGKDPDIRNRMREAPVVSDLTGAIDVIQALRKSSAHMVLVYDEYGHFEGIVTSGDILEAITGVFQEDEVEEPAIVQRDDGSFLVAGWMPVDEFAHQMGFSMKEDPDYETVAGFVLDELKHLPELGERFNWNGWSFEVIDLDGRRIDKLLVQKAAVEA; the protein is encoded by the coding sequence ATGTCCGAACTGGCTGTCGTTTCCTCCCGTGCCGTGCGCCTGAGGGTTATGGCCGAACAAGGCAACAGAGGCGCCGCGCAAGCCATCAAGCTGGCGGAAGACCCTGGCCGTTTCCTTTCATCCGTTCAAATCGGCATTACGCTCGTCGGCGTCCTTTCAGGCGCTTTCTCCGGTGCAACCCTCGGGGCTCGCCTGTCCGCCTGGCTTCTGTCCATGGGCCTTCCTCAAGGCTGGGCGGATGGCCTCGGCGTCGGCTCAGTCGTTGTGGCCATCACCTATCTTTCGCTGATTGTTGGCGAATTGGTGCCGAAGCAGATCGCGCTGCGGGCCCCGGAAATCGTTGCAGCGCGCGTTGCACCGATGATGGTGCTTCTGTCGAAGCTCGCGCTTCCCCTGGTGTGGCTGCTGGATGCCTCCGGTCGAAGCGTCCTGGCGCTCCTGGGTCAGAAGGGCGAATCCGAGGAGCGAATGACCGATGAGGAAATTCGCACGGTTCTTGCCGAAGCGCAGATCGCGGGCGTGATCGAGACCGAAGAATCGGCCATGATCTCCGGTGTCATGCGCCTCGCAGACCGGACCGCTCGCGGATTGATGACCCCGCGCCGCGATGTGGAAGTCGTCGACATCGAGGACGATCCGGCGGAAATCCGCGCTCAGCTCAGGAACACGCAAAAATCCCGGCTACCGGTTCGCAACGGCTCGTCCGACGAAATTCTCGGCGTTCTGTTCGTGAAGGATGCCTACGAGGCAATTGCCGAAGGCAAGGATCCGGACATTCGCAACCGCATGCGCGAGGCTCCCGTGGTCTCCGACCTCACGGGCGCCATCGACGTGATCCAGGCTCTGCGCAAGTCCAGCGCCCATATGGTTCTGGTCTATGACGAGTATGGCCATTTCGAAGGCATTGTAACCTCCGGCGATATTCTTGAGGCCATTACCGGCGTGTTCCAGGAAGACGAGGTCGAAGAGCCTGCAATCGTTCAGCGGGATGACGGCTCCTTCCTCGTTGCTGGCTGGATGCCGGTCGATGAATTTGCCCATCAGATGGGTTTCTCCATGAAGGAAGATCCGGATTACGAGACCGTTGCCGGCTTCGTGCTGGACGAGTTGAAGCACCTGCCGGAACTGGGTGAGCGATTTAACTGGAATGGCTGGTCCTTCGAAGTGATCGATCTGGACGGCAGGCGCATCGACAAGCTTCTGGTGCAGAAGGCAGCGGTCGAGGCATGA
- the rpmE gene encoding 50S ribosomal protein L31, with translation MKANIHPDYHKIKVVMTDGTEYETFSTWGSEGAVMNLEIDSKSHPAWTGGSQQLMDRGGRVSKFNKRFGGLGL, from the coding sequence ATGAAGGCGAACATCCATCCCGACTACCACAAGATCAAGGTTGTCATGACTGACGGCACCGAATACGAAACCTTCTCCACGTGGGGTTCGGAAGGCGCAGTGATGAACCTGGAAATCGATTCCAAGTCGCATCCGGCATGGACCGGCGGCAGCCAGCAGCTGATGGACCGCGGTGGCCGCGTTTCCAAGTTCAACAAGCGCTTCGGCGGCCTCGGCCTCTGA
- a CDS encoding protease adaptor protein RcdA, translated as MSEQVLNTVSFAGRAASSSQFKALYTEGMSLVEETAAYLDGPGRAASKVLPRVATVLYAAESMRLTTRLMQMASWLLLQRAVNNGEMSYDQVLAEKNKVRLDGFNVDRMAPGWGDLPEAFRDLVERSLRLQNRVALLDREIYRPQEAIVPDNENSVRAQLDLLRTAFKGA; from the coding sequence ATGTCAGAGCAGGTATTGAATACCGTCAGTTTCGCAGGCCGCGCCGCTAGCTCGTCGCAGTTCAAGGCGCTGTATACGGAAGGCATGTCGCTGGTCGAAGAGACCGCCGCTTATCTGGATGGCCCGGGCCGCGCCGCGTCCAAGGTGCTGCCGCGTGTCGCGACTGTGCTTTACGCAGCCGAATCCATGCGGCTCACCACCCGCCTGATGCAGATGGCATCGTGGCTGCTGCTGCAGCGCGCCGTCAACAATGGCGAAATGAGCTACGATCAGGTGCTTGCCGAAAAGAACAAGGTTCGCCTCGACGGTTTCAATGTCGATCGCATGGCGCCGGGCTGGGGTGATCTTCCGGAAGCCTTCCGTGATCTTGTCGAGCGTTCGCTGCGTCTGCAGAACCGCGTTGCGCTTCTCGATCGCGAAATCTATCGCCCGCAGGAAGCCATCGTTCCGGACAACGAGAACAGCGTTCGCGCGCAGCTCGATCTCCTACGGACGGCCTTCAAGGGCGCTTGA
- a CDS encoding TIGR00282 family metallophosphoesterase — MRLLFLGDMVGKTGRTAVWDRLPGLISDLKLDFVIVNGENAAGGFGITEDIYLETINAGADVVTTGNHVWDQKEAVSFAGRHDQFLRPANYPAGTPGRGSGLFYARNGARVLVANIMGRVFMHPELDDPFKSAEAILDACPLKEQADAIVFDFHAEATSEKQCFGHFVDGRASFVVGTHTHVPTADHQILNGGTGYMSDAGMCGDYDSSLGMEKEEPLNRFISKMPKGRFEAASGPATICGVGVEISDSTGLAEKIAPLRIGPRLQEAIPEFWR, encoded by the coding sequence ATGCGACTTCTCTTTCTCGGCGACATGGTAGGCAAGACCGGACGCACTGCCGTCTGGGATCGCCTTCCCGGCCTCATCTCGGACCTCAAACTTGATTTCGTGATCGTCAATGGCGAGAACGCTGCGGGCGGCTTCGGGATCACCGAAGATATCTATCTCGAGACGATCAATGCCGGAGCCGATGTCGTCACCACCGGTAACCATGTCTGGGATCAGAAGGAAGCCGTGTCCTTTGCTGGCCGTCACGATCAGTTCCTGCGCCCTGCCAATTACCCGGCTGGCACCCCCGGTCGCGGCTCCGGTCTGTTCTACGCCCGCAACGGCGCGCGCGTTCTGGTCGCCAACATCATGGGCCGCGTGTTTATGCATCCGGAGCTGGATGATCCCTTCAAGAGCGCCGAAGCCATTCTCGACGCTTGCCCGCTCAAGGAACAGGCGGACGCCATCGTCTTCGATTTCCATGCGGAAGCAACAAGCGAGAAGCAGTGCTTCGGGCATTTCGTCGATGGTCGTGCCAGCTTCGTTGTCGGCACCCATACGCATGTTCCGACGGCCGACCACCAGATTCTGAACGGTGGAACCGGCTATATGTCCGATGCTGGCATGTGCGGCGATTACGATTCATCGCTCGGCATGGAGAAGGAAGAGCCGCTGAACCGTTTCATTTCCAAGATGCCGAAGGGGCGTTTCGAGGCCGCGAGCGGTCCCGCAACGATCTGTGGCGTTGGCGTGGAAATATCCGACAGCACCGGGCTTGCGGAAAAGATTGCCCCGCTTCGAATCGGCCCTCGCCTGCAGGAAGCCATTCCCGAATTCTGGAGATAA
- a CDS encoding cell division protein ZapA encodes MAQVTITIDGKAYRMACEEGQEGHLETLASRFDRYVGHLKSQFGEIGDLRLTVMAGIMVMDELSELNRRIASLEGELDVLKAEGNGAAEAQHKSEVAMIHTLSELAGRLEGITAKLNTRPSQNPAN; translated from the coding sequence ATGGCTCAGGTAACCATCACCATAGACGGCAAGGCCTACCGCATGGCTTGCGAGGAAGGCCAGGAAGGCCACCTTGAAACGCTGGCTTCCCGTTTTGATCGCTATGTCGGCCACCTGAAGAGCCAGTTCGGCGAGATCGGAGACCTGCGCCTCACCGTCATGGCGGGGATCATGGTGATGGACGAGCTTTCCGAGCTCAACCGTCGCATCGCGTCCCTCGAGGGGGAGCTTGACGTGCTCAAGGCGGAAGGCAATGGCGCCGCCGAAGCACAGCACAAGAGCGAGGTGGCGATGATCCACACGCTCTCGGAACTTGCAGGCCGCCTTGAAGGCATCACGGCAAAGCTCAACACGCGGCCCTCCCAGAATCCGGCCAACTGA
- a CDS encoding D-alanyl-D-alanine carboxypeptidase family protein: MSFAFSRSLTSLFVAGSLFLSTAPVHAEGNQASLVIDVKTGQVLEADRATELHYPASLTKMMTLYMTFEALHSGKLKWTDRIKISENANNKEPYKFAIGAGNTISVREAVEGMIVISANDAATAMGEYFGGTEEGFGKLMTVKARQLGMANTVFKNPAGLPDPEQVTTAADMAKLGMALMRDFPEDFKMFSARSIQFRSMKIRGHNGVLNTYPGASGIKTGYTDASGYNLVTSVSRGGRSLVGVVLGGKTAQERDETMKVLLDRFLPADPTAVAKRPGADVVAPAKTATVKTTVAQP, from the coding sequence ATGTCTTTTGCCTTTTCGCGGTCGCTGACCTCGCTTTTCGTCGCAGGCTCCCTGTTTCTGTCCACTGCACCGGTCCATGCCGAAGGCAATCAGGCCAGCCTGGTCATCGATGTGAAAACCGGCCAGGTGCTGGAAGCTGACCGTGCGACGGAGCTGCATTATCCGGCTTCGCTCACGAAGATGATGACGCTCTACATGACGTTCGAGGCGCTTCACTCCGGCAAGTTGAAATGGACGGACCGGATCAAGATTTCCGAGAACGCCAATAACAAGGAGCCGTACAAGTTTGCGATCGGTGCCGGAAACACGATCAGCGTGCGCGAGGCGGTCGAAGGCATGATCGTGATCTCTGCCAATGATGCCGCAACCGCCATGGGCGAGTATTTCGGTGGCACCGAAGAAGGCTTTGGAAAGTTGATGACGGTAAAGGCGCGCCAGCTCGGCATGGCCAACACCGTCTTCAAGAATCCCGCCGGACTTCCCGACCCCGAGCAGGTGACCACTGCTGCCGACATGGCGAAGCTTGGCATGGCGCTGATGCGCGACTTCCCCGAAGACTTCAAGATGTTTTCCGCGCGGTCCATCCAGTTCCGCAGCATGAAGATCCGCGGTCATAACGGCGTACTGAACACCTATCCGGGCGCCAGCGGAATCAAGACAGGCTATACGGATGCATCCGGATACAACCTGGTGACCTCGGTTTCGCGAGGAGGGCGCAGTCTCGTCGGTGTCGTGCTCGGTGGAAAGACGGCTCAGGAACGGGATGAGACGATGAAGGTTCTCCTCGATCGCTTCCTGCCGGCTGATCCGACGGCTGTTGCAAAGCGTCCCGGTGCGGATGTCGTTGCTCCTGCAAAGACAGCGACGGTCAAGACGACCGTTGCCCAGCCCTGA
- a CDS encoding ABC transporter transmembrane domain-containing protein codes for MKAEKTRRSPQPLLRLMPYVMRYRKMVAAAGVFLALAAATTLMLPLAVRRMVDHGFAAADGSFINSYFAMLLALAVLLAVSSAMRYYYVITIGERVVADLRTEVFQRVTALSASFFDVNQSGEIVSRLTADTTQIKSAFGSAASQALRNVILCLGAMAMMILTSPKLSLLVLGAIPLIVFPLVGFGRSVRRRARAAQDTLAATSAFASETISANRTVHAFGAEQAASARYTSTVEAAYDAARVAIRSRAFLTGFAILMVFGSIVGVLWYGAQSVLNGTMTAGTLGQFVLYSVIAASSLGQLSEVWGELSQAGGAAERLSELLSEVPAIRDPQHPVSLPSPARGEVSFDKVGFIYPTRTNAAAIEQLSFTVAAGETVAVVGPSGAGKSTLLALLMRFYDPTSGAIRLDGVDLREARLAELRSRLAIVPQDVTIFAASIHDNIAFGQPNATREAVRQAAIAAQADEFISRLENGYDTMAGERGVTLSGGQRQRIAIARAILKDAPVLLLDEATSALDAESETLVQKALDGLMQNRTTIVIAHRLATILKADRILVMENGRIVEEGTHQQLVAKGGLYASLAKLQFEAGSQSFIAAQ; via the coding sequence ATGAAAGCCGAGAAGACGCGCCGCTCCCCCCAGCCTCTGCTGCGCCTGATGCCCTATGTCATGCGCTACAGGAAGATGGTGGCGGCTGCAGGCGTGTTTCTGGCGCTTGCGGCGGCAACAACGCTGATGTTGCCGCTGGCCGTGCGCCGCATGGTGGATCATGGTTTCGCGGCGGCAGACGGCAGCTTCATCAACAGCTATTTTGCCATGTTGCTGGCGCTGGCCGTGCTTCTCGCGGTGTCGAGCGCCATGCGTTACTACTATGTCATCACGATCGGTGAACGCGTCGTTGCCGATCTCCGCACAGAAGTCTTCCAGCGGGTCACCGCGCTCTCGGCCTCCTTCTTCGATGTCAACCAGTCCGGTGAAATCGTCTCGCGCCTGACGGCGGATACGACACAGATCAAGTCCGCCTTTGGTTCCGCCGCCTCGCAGGCCCTGCGCAATGTCATCCTCTGTCTTGGCGCGATGGCAATGATGATCCTGACGAGCCCGAAGCTCTCGCTTCTGGTTCTGGGCGCCATTCCGCTGATCGTCTTCCCGCTGGTGGGTTTCGGGCGCTCCGTTCGCCGCCGTGCGCGCGCGGCCCAGGATACGCTGGCTGCAACCTCCGCCTTCGCGTCTGAGACCATATCGGCCAATCGGACCGTTCACGCCTTCGGCGCCGAACAGGCCGCGAGCGCGCGCTACACCTCGACCGTCGAAGCGGCCTATGACGCAGCGCGCGTTGCCATCCGGTCACGGGCCTTCCTCACCGGCTTCGCCATCCTGATGGTCTTTGGCAGCATTGTCGGCGTGCTGTGGTACGGCGCACAAAGCGTGCTGAACGGCACCATGACCGCCGGAACGCTTGGGCAATTCGTTCTCTATTCAGTCATCGCCGCAAGCTCACTCGGTCAACTTTCCGAGGTCTGGGGAGAGCTTTCGCAGGCTGGTGGCGCGGCGGAGCGCCTCAGCGAATTGCTGAGCGAAGTCCCGGCGATTCGCGATCCACAGCATCCGGTTTCCCTGCCCTCCCCCGCACGCGGCGAAGTCAGCTTCGACAAGGTTGGCTTCATCTACCCGACACGGACCAATGCCGCAGCCATCGAGCAGCTGTCCTTCACGGTCGCTGCGGGTGAAACAGTCGCAGTCGTCGGCCCTTCCGGCGCTGGCAAGAGCACGCTTCTTGCCCTGCTGATGCGTTTCTATGATCCGACATCCGGCGCAATTCGCCTCGATGGCGTCGATCTGCGCGAGGCAAGGCTTGCAGAACTTCGTTCGCGTCTTGCCATCGTGCCGCAGGATGTGACCATCTTTGCCGCTTCCATCCATGACAACATCGCTTTCGGACAGCCGAATGCCACGCGCGAGGCCGTTCGGCAGGCGGCGATTGCGGCGCAGGCGGATGAGTTCATTTCCCGTCTCGAAAACGGCTATGACACCATGGCAGGCGAACGTGGCGTTACCCTTTCCGGCGGCCAGAGACAGCGCATTGCCATAGCCCGCGCCATCCTCAAGGATGCACCCGTACTGCTTCTGGACGAAGCCACCTCGGCGCTGGATGCCGAAAGCGAAACGCTGGTGCAGAAGGCACTGGATGGTCTGATGCAGAACCGCACGACCATCGTGATTGCTCATCGCCTCGCGACCATTCTCAAGGCCGATCGCATTCTGGTCATGGAGAACGGGCGGATCGTTGAGGAAGGAACGCACCAGCAACTGGTTGCGAAGGGCGGCCTCTATGCCAGCCTTGCCAAACTACAATTCGAGGCTGGCAGCCAGAGCTTCATCGCCGCGCAATAA
- a CDS encoding sensor histidine kinase: MSQTILYVDDDAALGRLAQRSLGRVGYTVEHVMDGAACLAALDANHYDAIVLDHYLRSETGLDILRMLKERGLSIPTIYVTGSSEATIAVDALKSGAADYVIKTVGEEFWSLMESALRQAIATAELHRAKELAEQEIRRGKERAEVLLAEVNHRVANSLALVAALIRLQVTSSKDEAVRDALTETQARITAIAGMHRSLYTSDDVRHVEMDKYLATLVQEVHRSVNLGSEGPSISLDADAVSLTSDRAVSVGMIVTELLTNALKYAYPVGSGGEVRVHLKHSGDGTALLAVEDDGVGLVEGSTPKGTGLGSRIIRSMAATLGSSIAYADVTRGTRAELALELGQTG, encoded by the coding sequence ATGTCGCAGACCATCCTCTACGTTGACGACGATGCAGCGCTTGGCCGCCTGGCCCAGCGTTCGCTCGGTCGCGTCGGCTATACGGTGGAGCATGTCATGGACGGTGCCGCCTGCCTCGCGGCACTGGACGCCAACCATTACGATGCCATTGTCCTCGATCATTATCTGCGATCCGAGACAGGTCTCGACATTCTGCGCATGTTGAAGGAACGCGGCCTTTCGATCCCGACAATCTACGTGACGGGATCGAGCGAGGCGACGATTGCCGTCGATGCGCTGAAAAGCGGTGCCGCAGATTATGTGATCAAGACTGTCGGCGAGGAATTCTGGTCTCTGATGGAAAGCGCGCTGCGCCAGGCCATCGCCACAGCGGAACTGCACCGGGCGAAGGAGCTTGCGGAACAGGAAATCCGCCGCGGAAAAGAACGCGCGGAAGTTCTGCTGGCAGAAGTCAACCACCGGGTTGCCAACAGTCTGGCACTTGTCGCCGCTCTGATCCGCCTTCAGGTGACGAGCAGCAAGGATGAGGCTGTGCGCGACGCCCTGACGGAGACGCAGGCCCGCATCACCGCCATCGCAGGCATGCATCGCAGTCTCTATACATCCGACGATGTCCGGCATGTGGAGATGGACAAGTATCTTGCCACTCTGGTGCAGGAGGTTCACCGCTCCGTCAATCTGGGTAGCGAAGGCCCATCCATTTCGCTGGATGCCGATGCCGTATCGCTGACATCGGATCGTGCGGTCTCCGTTGGCATGATTGTGACCGAACTTCTGACCAACGCCCTGAAATACGCCTACCCCGTGGGCTCTGGCGGCGAGGTGCGCGTGCATCTTAAACACTCGGGTGACGGCACCGCCCTCCTTGCCGTGGAAGATGACGGCGTTGGCCTTGTCGAAGGATCCACCCCCAAGGGAACAGGGCTCGGCAGCCGCATCATCCGTTCGATGGCGGCTACGCTTGGAAGCTCCATCGCCTATGCGGACGTCACACGCGGAACGCGTGCGGAACTCGCTCTGGAACTCGGACAAACTGGCTGA
- a CDS encoding 5-formyltetrahydrofolate cyclo-ligase has translation MTGNVEAKALLRAERLAARNQLAPAERIEKSLAIAETGLKELELEPGMIVSGFFPIRSEADIRPLMAGLKSRGAILCLPVILDKTTIVFRELHADRPLVPMGFGTFGPGADCAELDPSLMLVPLAAFDRTGHRIGYGGGYYDRAIDRLHRKGLHPRLIGIAFDCQKVASVPAEPHDMRLHGILTESGLRRLNS, from the coding sequence ATGACCGGCAATGTCGAGGCGAAGGCCCTTCTGAGAGCGGAGCGGCTGGCCGCCCGCAATCAGCTGGCGCCGGCAGAACGCATCGAGAAGAGCCTGGCAATCGCCGAGACTGGCCTCAAGGAATTGGAACTGGAGCCGGGCATGATCGTGTCCGGCTTTTTCCCGATCCGGTCCGAGGCGGATATCAGACCGCTGATGGCAGGCCTCAAGTCACGCGGCGCCATTCTTTGTCTACCGGTTATCCTCGACAAGACGACCATCGTGTTTCGCGAACTGCATGCGGACCGTCCTCTGGTGCCGATGGGATTTGGCACCTTCGGTCCGGGTGCCGACTGCGCTGAACTCGACCCTTCGCTGATGCTCGTACCCTTGGCAGCCTTTGACAGGACCGGCCATCGCATTGGCTATGGCGGCGGCTATTACGACCGCGCAATCGACCGTTTGCACAGGAAAGGCTTGCATCCACGTCTGATCGGCATTGCCTTCGATTGCCAGAAAGTGGCATCAGTACCCGCAGAACCTCACGATATGCGTCTTCACGGCATCCTCACAGAAAGTGGCCTGAGACGCCTGAACAGCTGA
- a CDS encoding sensor histidine kinase: MPFTNTKFARSSLLMLMVGAAVLAAIVVSSVYLARSTQSYFADVVRLRDLRSSSADMMLLLRAAEAGQRGFLLSRDQEFLEPYLAATERVAASRSRFQKAYDGQTAVHFPVEQFNELLDAKLAEMKRTLDLAEADRFDEAITLVREATGREIMDSISSLLITLIRDLDERLSTGIQELNGTAGTLQWATVGGGIVIMIVVGGAILVVVQHVRELSHAHREVEALNAGLEERVDERTEDLMQANREIQRYAYIVSHDLRAPLVNIMGFTSELDQTLKSIRAYVLADGDKLSDDQIQQARLAVEEDLPEAISFIRSSTKKMDGLINAILKISRDGRRELKPEPVNLQELLEATAASINHQVTDGDGEVSISAQAARNLVTDKFSLEQIFGNLFDNAVKYKSPQRPLQLVVKAYAVGRTALRIEVQDNGRGIAPEDHERVFELFRRSGLQDSPGEGIGLAHVRSLVRNLGGEITVTSTLGGGSTFIVRLPMDLSQYVRSHGV, encoded by the coding sequence ATGCCATTCACAAATACAAAATTCGCGCGCTCGTCGCTTTTGATGCTGATGGTTGGCGCAGCCGTTCTGGCCGCTATCGTCGTTTCGTCCGTTTATCTGGCGCGCTCGACGCAAAGCTACTTTGCCGACGTCGTGCGTCTGCGCGACTTGAGAAGTTCCTCAGCGGACATGATGCTGTTGCTGCGGGCGGCAGAAGCCGGGCAGCGTGGCTTTCTGCTAAGCCGTGACCAAGAGTTTCTCGAACCCTATCTGGCGGCAACCGAGCGGGTTGCCGCGTCTCGATCCCGTTTCCAGAAAGCCTACGACGGTCAGACGGCGGTGCATTTTCCGGTGGAGCAGTTCAACGAATTGCTCGATGCGAAATTGGCTGAAATGAAACGCACGCTTGATCTCGCCGAGGCGGATCGATTTGACGAGGCGATCACGCTCGTCCGCGAAGCAACTGGCCGCGAAATAATGGACAGTATCAGCAGCCTGCTGATCACCCTTATCCGCGATCTGGATGAACGGCTGAGTACTGGGATTCAGGAGCTCAACGGCACCGCTGGCACGCTGCAATGGGCGACAGTGGGCGGCGGCATTGTCATCATGATCGTTGTGGGCGGAGCCATTCTCGTTGTCGTACAACACGTTCGAGAGCTGTCCCACGCCCATCGTGAGGTTGAAGCGCTGAATGCTGGGCTGGAAGAGCGGGTCGATGAGCGCACCGAGGACCTCATGCAGGCAAACCGCGAGATCCAGCGCTACGCCTATATCGTCAGCCATGATCTGCGTGCGCCGCTCGTCAACATCATGGGCTTCACCAGTGAACTGGACCAGACACTGAAATCGATCCGCGCCTATGTCCTGGCGGATGGCGACAAGTTGTCAGACGATCAGATCCAGCAGGCACGCCTCGCCGTGGAAGAGGATCTGCCGGAAGCAATCTCCTTCATCCGCTCCTCCACGAAGAAGATGGACGGGCTGATCAACGCCATCCTCAAAATCTCGCGCGATGGGCGCAGGGAATTGAAGCCGGAACCGGTGAACCTGCAGGAGCTTCTGGAAGCAACGGCGGCCAGCATCAATCATCAGGTAACCGATGGTGATGGTGAGGTCAGCATCTCCGCCCAGGCGGCGCGCAACCTCGTCACCGACAAGTTCTCGCTCGAACAGATCTTCGGCAATCTCTTCGACAACGCGGTGAAGTACAAGAGCCCGCAGCGTCCGTTGCAACTGGTTGTCAAAGCCTATGCTGTCGGTCGAACCGCGCTGCGCATCGAAGTACAGGACAATGGTCGAGGCATAGCGCCGGAAGATCATGAAAGGGTTTTCGAGCTCTTCCGTCGGTCGGGACTGCAGGACAGCCCGGGCGAAGGCATCGGCCTCGCCCATGTCAGATCATTAGTTAGAAATTTAGGAGGTGAGATTACGGTCACCTCCACGCTCGGCGGCGGCTCAACTTTCATTGTGCGCCTGCCGATGGATCTTTCCCAGTATGTCAGGAGTCACGGGGTATGA
- a CDS encoding DUF1192 domain-containing protein has product MSIFDDDRPKKVTQHEIGCDLSLLSADELDKRVALLEAEIVRLKAERAQKDAGRRAAEDFFKR; this is encoded by the coding sequence ATGAGCATCTTCGACGACGACCGCCCGAAAAAGGTAACGCAACACGAAATCGGCTGCGACCTCTCACTCTTGTCTGCGGACGAGCTGGACAAGCGGGTCGCTTTGCTCGAGGCGGAAATCGTCCGTTTGAAGGCAGAGCGCGCGCAGAAGGATGCAGGACGCCGAGCGGCGGAAGACTTCTTCAAGCGGTGA
- a CDS encoding DUF4164 domain-containing protein has product MPVSKTLEATIAELWAAVSRLETAVDMRMERQREAADVESEVRRVHADRARLAHELDQSEFRANRLEEVNREVSRRLVTAMETIRAVLDR; this is encoded by the coding sequence ATGCCGGTGAGTAAAACCTTGGAAGCCACCATAGCCGAACTCTGGGCTGCCGTTAGCCGCCTCGAGACTGCCGTGGACATGCGCATGGAGCGTCAGCGGGAAGCCGCTGATGTGGAAAGTGAAGTGCGGCGCGTTCATGCCGATCGCGCACGTCTGGCGCATGAGCTTGATCAATCGGAATTCCGTGCCAACCGGCTGGAAGAGGTCAACCGCGAAGTATCACGCCGTCTGGTGACGGCGATGGAAACCATTCGTGCCGTTCTCGACCGGTAA